The Streptomyces kanamyceticus DNA segment CTCGTGGACGGGGCCGCCCGCGCCCGCCCCGACACCGGCGAGGTCGATGTGTGCGGGCGTGAGCGCGGCCCGGGTGGGGTGGACCTGTTCGAACAGGTGCGGGTGGGCGCCCGCCCGGTGGGTGAGGCGAAGGCGCAACCCGGTGACGTCGCGTTCGGCGGCCCGCCCGGCGAGCGCCGCCAGCTCGTCGGGCAGCCGCGTCAGATCCGCGACGGCGCGGGTCCGCCCGCTCAACGCGCCCGTGATCAGCAGGAGTTCGTCGGTCTCCCAGGCGTCCCCGATGCCGACCACGTCGCAGTCGAAGGCGCCCGCGCACCGCTCGACGCGCCCGCGCAGCTCGTCGACCGTCTCGTAGCCGGGCTCGTTCCTGCCGTCGGTGAGCAGCAGCGCATGGCGTACGTACGCGGGGGACGCGGGTGACGCGGCGGCCGGGAGCTCGCGGAAGAGGCGCGCCGCGCGCTCCAGCCAGGTGCCCATCGCGGTGCCGCCGCCCGGGGTGCACTCGCGCAGCGCGGCCTCGGCGGCGGCCCGCGATTCGGCGCTCGCGACGGCGAGGCCGGGGCGCCTGGGGTAGATCATGGTGGCCCGGTCGGCCCCGGCGACCAGTGCGAAGAACGCCCCGTCCGGGATGCGGGCGAGCGCGCTGACGGCGGCGGCGCGGGCGGCGGCGAGCCTGCTCGGCGGGATCACCATCGAGGACGAGTGGTCGATGAGGAGGACCTCGGCGAGGCGGGGGCCCGACACGGGGTCGCGCCGGGCGGGTACGTAGGCGGCGTGCGCGGCGTGCGCGGCGCCCGGCCTGCGCACGGTCACCGTCACGACCGCGTACATCCGCGCCGCCTCCTCGGTGTGCGGGGCGCGCGGGCGCGGCAGTTCGACGACCTGGCTCACCTCCAGGTCGATCGCGGCGCGGGCGCGCTCGCTCCGATCCAGTTCCTGATCTTCGTGCCGAACCATGGGGTGTCCCTGTCGTGACGGGAGTGACGGGAGTGACGGGAGTGACGGGAGTGCAGGAGTGCGAAGGGGCGTACCGCGTAGGCGCGGTCCAGGAGGAGTTCGCCGAGCGACGCGCCGTCGTCGCCGTCGCCGGGCGGCGCGTCCCTGGCGGCCTGATGGGCAAGGCCCAGGTAGAACCGGGACAGGTCCTTGCGCAACTCCCTGACGTCGCCCGGGAATTCGAGCCTCGGATCGGCATCCGCCGCCAGGGCGCGCAGCTCGGCGGGGGTGATGCCTTCGGCGAGCAGCCGGTGCGCGGTGTCCCACGCCTCCGCCTTCATGCGTACGCGTGCCTGTTCGTCGGTCAGGCCGTGGGCGGAGAAGAGACCGGCCAGGCGGCGCAGTGCCGTGCCGAGGCTCGTGGCGTCGTGGGCGTGGCCGATGTGGATGCGGACGGCCGCGGTGCGGGCGGCCGTGCGGTGGCGGGAGTGCTGGGGGACCGCGTCGAGTGCGGCGATCGCGGCGGTGAGGGCGTCGGGGCCGCCGAGTGCGAGCCGCGCGCGTGCGGCGCCGAACGCGGCGCTGCCCAGGGAGGGATTGCGCAGCCGTACCGCCTCGTGGAACGTCAGTGCCTCGTGCCAGCGCCCCAGGTGCTCGGCGCAGTGGCCGAGGGCCAGTTTGGGCGCGTACTCGCCGGGGATCGCGGCGTAGACCCGGTCGAAGTGGTCCCTGGCCTCCGGCACCCGGGAGCGGGCGAGCGCGAGCAGGCCGCGGTGCCAGTCGAGCCGCCAGTCGCGCGGGGCGTCGACGGGCCCTATGGCTGCCTCGGCCAGGGCGAGCGCGGTCCCCGCGGACGTCAGGTCGCCGTCCGAGCGCAGCGCGGCCCGCAACCGCAGCCTGCAGCGCAGGAGATGGACCTCGGGGGAGTCCCGCCAGTCGCCGGTGTGCTGCAGGAGCGCCTCGGGGTCGTCGTCGCCGAGCCTGCTGAGCTCGCCGTGGTGGTCGTCGTCCGGGTCGGGGCGCGGCACGGGCAGGCGCTGGGCGACCTCGGGCGGGTCGGGGGTGGTGCGGTGCGGCGCCGACGGCGGGGCCGCCGCCCAGTGCGAGACCTCGGGGGCGGTGCCGAGGCCGCCGTCCAGGGCGTACGCGGACTGGTGGAACAGCGGCGACGGCTCGAAGGTCTCGGCGCCGGTGCGCAGCGAGCGCAACTCGCGGAAGACGCCGCGCAGTTGGTCGGCCATCTCACCGGCCGTCGCGTACCGGTCGGCCCGCGCGGTGCGGGTGGCGCGGCGCAGCGCCCTGGCGAGCGAGACCGGGCCGAGGCCGCGCGGGTCGGCGCCGGGGCCGTTCAGCGGTCCGAGCGCGGCGAGGTCGGCCAGGTCGTGCCGGTTCCTGCCGAGCCCGCACAGGGTGCGCAGCGTCTCGCCGAGGCTGAACAGGTCGTCCCGCGGGGTGGATTCGCCGCGCTCGCCCACACTCGGCGCGCGGTAGAGGGAGGTGGTGAGGCCGGGGGCGCCCGCGCGGCGCACGCTGCCCACGTCGATGAGTTTGGTGGTGGAGCCGTCGTGCATGACGTTCGACGGCTTCAGGTCGCCGTACACCTTGCCGCGTACGGGCGCGTGCAGATGGGCGAGCGGCGCGAGGATCCGCACCCCGTAGGCGAGCGCGAATTCGAGGAGGCGTTCGTGGCCGAATTCCTCGGGGTGTTCGAGGGCGCGGTCGCGCACTTCTTCGAGGGTGAGCCCGTCGACGTATTGGAGGACGAGGAAGTCCCCGATCCCGGTGTGGTGGCCGTAGTTGAACACCCGGATGAAACCGTCGTGGTTGAGCTCGACCAGCTCCTTGCGCTCGCCCTTGAGCAGGCTGTACGAGTCGGCGGCCAGCTCGGCGTGGAGCATCTTGATGGCGACGGCGCGGTCGTCGACCTTGGTGTCGCGGGCCAGGCACACCTCGCCGAGGCCGCCGTAGCCGAGCGGCCGCACCAGCCGGTACTGGCCCGCGAGCAGGGTGCCGGGCGGCAGCGGCAGTTCGCCGGGCGCGACGGCCTCGGCGGCGTCCTCGCTGTCGGCGCGGTCCAGGAGCGTGATCGCGGGCAGGACGGTGGGGTCGGGGTTCTCCGGGGGGAGTTCGACGCGGGCGGGGCGCGGCGGGGCGGCGGCGCCGACGCCCGGGTCGACGATCCAGTGCTGCGATGACTCGTCGGGGGCGCCGGGCACGACCGGGGCGCGGGGCGCGGGCGCCGCCGAGTGCAGGCCGGTGTCCGGGTCGACGCGCTCGCCGCTGGCCAGGCAGTACCCGGTGGAGGTGAGGGTGCCCGCGCAGCCCGGGTGCGGGCAGCTCGCGCCGGGCGTCACGCGGCACCGTCCGGCTCCGCGAGCCGCCGCACCACCCGGGCGAACGCCTCCACCGCGCGCTCGGCGTCGGCGAGCGGGCAGGGCCCCGCCATCAGGAGCCGCTGCGCCTCGCGGTAGGGGCCGACCGCCTCGGGGTGCTCGGCGAGGCCGCGCCGGGCGAGCCTGGCCTGGTGGTCGCGGAGCAGCGCGCGCAGCCGCAGGTGGTCATCCAGCATCCCGCGCAGCTCGTACTCGACGGCCGTGGCCCGCAACAGGTGTGTCTCCACGGCCTGTTCGGCATGGCTGAGCTTCTCCAGGAGGCGCGGCCCGCCCCGCCGGGGCGGCGGCCGCAGTTCGGTGCTGAGCTGTACGGTCCACAGCGCGGCCCGCGCCGCCAGGCTGGTGGCGGTCGGCGGGTCCACGACGTGCGGCTCCACGCGCTGGAAGAGCCGCCTGGCCCTGCGCTCGGTGTCGGCGAGCGCGTCGACGCGGGTGCCGATGCGCTGCAGCCAGCGTTGCGCGTGGTCGGCGGGCAGCAGATGTTCGGCGGCCGCGTACGCGAAGCCGTGCGCGCTGTCGCGCACCACGAGCAGCAACCGGGCGCCGGACGAGGCGAGTTCGCGCAGGATGTGGACGGCGGCCGCGGGCTCGGTGTCGGACCGGTCGGCGAAGAGCACGGCGACGGCGGGGTGCCGCCGCGGGGCGTGCCGCAGTTCGTGCCGGAGCACGGCGAGCGCCTCGCGCAGTTCGGGTACGTCCGGGTCGTCGAGGGCGACGCCCTCCAGGTCGAGGACGAGTCCGATGCTGCCGACGCGGGGGGAGATGCCCGCGCGGGAGAGCAGCGGGGTGCCCGCGGGTTCGGGTGGCTCGTGTGACGCGTGCGGCGCGGGTGCTTCGCCCGGCGGTTGGGCCAACTCGACTGGTTTCACCGCGAGTTGGGGTGAGAGCTCTCGATCGGCCATGTTCAGGACGACGTACAGCGCCTGCCGGGCCCGCGCGTCCTTGTCGGCGAGGAAGAGGATCTCGGTGTCCCAGGCGTCCGCGTCGCCGTTCAGCCAGCGGGTGACGGTGCGCTGCAGTCCGTGCGGGCGGGCCGCGCGGGCGGCCTCGGCGGAGACGACGCGGTGGCCGGGGACGGCGTGCGGCCCGGTGACGTACCGCTCGGCGAACCTGCGGAAGTACTTGGCGACGGTCGCCGCCGGGATCATGTACCCGTGCGCGCCGCTCTCGTCGGCCTGCGCGACGATGCCGAGCAGCCGGTCGGTGCCCTCCTCGCGGACCCCGGCACCGCTGAAGCCGCCGCGCAGCCCGCCGGGGCCCGTGACGTCGATCTGCACCCGCTCGTCGCCCTCGCCGCCCGGCCCCATGCAGGCACCGGTCAGCCACTGGCCGCCCGATTGGTACTCGGGGAATCCGTCGATGAGGACCGGCGCGCCCCGGTAGTCGAGGGTGCGGTGCAGGGTGACGGGCGAGGGCACGGGCGCCGCCTCGTCGAGGACGAGCACCACGAGGTCGCCCTGCGCCTTGCCGAAGGGCGGCACCCAGTGCCCGGCCGCCACGGTCGCGGTGCGGCGCGGGGTGCGGGGCAGGCCCTGCAGCATGGGGAATTCGACCTGGACGCGCTCGGGGCGCAGCCCGGTCTCCGGGTCGAGGATCACGTGCGCGCAGGTGAGTACGCGGTCGGTGCCGAACAGCACTCCGGCGCCGAGGACGTCACCGCTCCCCGAAACGCCCCACCGGCGCAGTCGCACACGCCAACTCGCGTGATCCATAGGAGAGTCGACGCCCCCGTCCGTCGCTCGTGCATCCCCCTCCGTGCTTCCTCAGGATAGGTGCGGGGGCGGGCGATGGCGCCTGGGCTGCATGGGGAGGTCGTGGGGGGAAAGGGGCCCGACGGAACCGCCGGGCCCCAGGGGTGTTACCCCGTCACTCCCGCCCCGTCACCGGGAACTACCGCCCCGCCACCGGGAACGCCACGTCGCACACCTCGTCGTCGGGCCCGGTCGTCGACCAGTCCGCGAAGTACACCTCGCGGCAAGGACCCGTGACGGTCAGGCCCTGTTCGGCGATCCAGGCCTCCACGGCGTCGAACGCCGCGATGATCTGCGGATAGGAGACCTGCGCCTTGGTGATCCTGGTGTAGGCGAGCCGGTGCGCGGGCTCCACCCGGACCTTGGCATCCGATGCCCTGCCCTGGCGCTGCGCCCAGGCGCGGGCGGCCCCCGCGTCCACGACCGGCACGCAGGACTCGGCGGGCCCGTCGCTCTCCTCGGTGACCTCCGCGTGGTAGATGACGTAGTGCGGGCAGGGCGATTCGGCGATGCCCCCGCACTCGTCCGCCGCGGCCTTCTCCAGGCGCTCGGCACTGCCGCCGATCCAGGCGGGCAGCTCCTCGGCGCGCACGTGCCGGGTCTCGCTGATGACGTGCTGCTCGGGCACGTCCACGGTCTTCACCTCGAATGTCGCGTACAACTCGGTGTTCCTTCCCGAAAGTCGTCCACGGAGGTAGCGCGCGAGCGTCCGCTGTTCGGCGAAGCGCTCCTCGGCCCCGGCCCAGTACGCGTCCAGCGTGCTGGCCGCCCGCGTCCCGCCGTGGCGCACCACGTCCGCGATGCCCGCGAGGGGCATGTCGAGGCGGCGCAGCAGGGCGACCGTGCGGGCGGCCTCGATCTGGCCGACGCGGTAGTAGCGGTAGCCGCTGGCCCCGTCGACGTGCGCGGGCTTCAGGAGCCCGAGCCTGTCGTAGAGGCGCAGCGCCTTCGGTGAGAGCCGCGCGCGGGCGGCGAAGGCACCGATGGAGAGCAGCTCTTCGTCGGATTCGGGGTGCACTGGGTCATCCTCCGTCACCGGGCCGGTCGGCCCGGTGACAGGGACGATGGGGTCTGCCCCAGGGGCAAGGTCAACGCCCCACCGGGAACCGACCGGGAACCCGCCGAGGCCCGTCTCAGGGCCGGGCGTACGCGCTCCAGATCCGCGGCGGGAACGCGTTGCCCCGACCGGACTTGGCGCCGCCCACGCCCGACATGGGGAGCAGCTGGGGCTCGCCCGCGCGGACGCGGAACATCGTCACCGCCGTCGACATGTCCTCGGTGAAGCCCGCGAACCACGCCGACCTGAGCCGGTCCTGGTCGCCGGTGCGGCCCGCCGCGACGTCCACGCCGGAGCGCTTGCCACCGGCCCGCAGCGCGCGGGTCACCTCGTGGGCCACCTGCGGGTCGAGGGCGCGGCGCGACACGGGCTTGTCGAGTCCCTCAAGATCCGCGCCGTTCTTGACGACCTTGGTCACCGAGTACGGGTCGTGGCGCACGCCCTTGGCGGCGAAGGTGCCGTACGCGGTGGCCATGCGGATCGCGCTGGGTGTCGACGTACCGATGGAGAAGGTCGGTTCCAGGCGGGCCATGCTCTGCCGCAGCAGTCCCGCGTCGACGGCGGTGTCGCGCACCTTCTCCCTGCCGACCTCCTTGCCCAGGCGTACGTAGGTGGCGTTGCCGCCGGTCGTCAGGGCCGTGCCGAGCGTGGGGTGGTCGGGGTCGGGGGCGCCCGCCAGGATGCTCAGGGTGCCGTCGGGGGCGTACGCGCTGTCGGAGGTGATCGGCATGCGCGCGCCGCCCGCCGGGCTGAAGCCCACGTCGGCGATGGACGGCGCGCGCTGGGACACCCCGTGCTGGAGGGCGGCCGCGAGCACGAACGGCTTGAACGCGGAACCGGCGGGCACGCCCGAGGTGTCGGCGTTGTTGGTGAAGTGCGTGGTGGCGTCGGGTCCGCCGTAGAGCGCGAGCAGGGCCCCGTCGGAGGGGCGCACGGACGCGGCGCCGACCTGCACGCCCTTGTCGGCCGCGCGCTTCTTGGCGTCGATGTCGCGCTTGAGGACCTTGCGCACGGCTTGCTCCAGGCGGTGCACCTTGGTCCGTTCGAAGGTGGTGTGGATCCGGTAGCCGCCGGCCGACAGGTCCTTGTCGGTGAGTCCGATGTGCTGGCGCAGGTACCTGTTGGCGACGTCGACGAGGTAGCCGGTCTGGCCGCCGAGGCTGGTGGAGCGCGACTGCTTGCGCGGCTCGGGGAAGGCGCGGTACTTCGCGCGTTCCTTCTCGGTCATCAGCCCCACGTCGACCTGCCGGTCCAGGATCCAGGACCAACGCCCGCGCGCCCGTTCGCGGTTGCCGGGCCCGCCCGAGGGGTCGTACAGCTCGGCGCCCTTGAGCATCGCGGCGAGGAAGGCGCCCTGGCTGGGGTTCAGCTTCCGCGCGGGGATGCCGTAGTAGGCGTGGGCGGCCGCCTCGATGCCGTTGGCGCCGCGCCCGAACCAGCTGGTGTTGAGGTAGCCCTCCAGGATCTCGTCCTTGCTCTTCTTGCGGTCCACCTTGAGTGCGATGACGAACTCCTTGACCTTCCGCGTGACCGTCTGGTCCTGCGAGAGGTAGGTGTTCTTCACGTACTGCTGGGTGATGGTGGAGCCGCCCTGCGTCTCCTGGCCGCGGACCATGTTCACGCCCGCGCGGAGCAGGCCCTTGGGGGAGACGCCGGAGTCCCGGTAGAACGACGCGTTCTCGGCGGCGATCACCGCGTGCACGGCGGACGGCGCGATCTGGTCGAGCTCCACGTTCTGCCGGTCGACGTCGCCGGTGCTGACCATCTGGGTGCCGTCGGCCCAGTAGTAGACGTTGGCCTCGCGGCGGGCCGCCGCGTTCTCGTCGGGGACGTCCACACTGACGTACACGCAGACGAAGAGCGTGCCGACGGCGGTGACGAGGAAGGCGAAGGAGCCGAGCCACTGACGCCAGGAGGGGAGCCAGCGGCGCACCCCGGAGCGGCCGGAGCGCGGGTAGTCGACGAAGCGGCGCCGGCCGCGTCGCGGCGCCTTCGTCCCCTGAGCACGAGAGTGTGTCCCCATGCCGGAGGAGAGGGTTCCGGGCGCGGCCGGGTTGGTCAGAAACCTGTTGTGAACCTGTTTGCCGTTCGTAACAGCGTGGTGGCCGCCGGGACTTGGGCCCGGCGGACCCCCGGTCAGCGGACCTTGGTCAGCGCGCCCTCGTCCTTGAGCACGGCGATGCCACGGGCCCAGATGCTGTTGACCCGCTGGCGCTCCTGGGCGTTCGGGTAGGCGTTGGTGCAGGACGTGCCGGGGCCGCCGCCCGACATCAGCTCGCTGCACGGGCCCGAGTAGTGGTCGGGCAGACCGAGCACGTGGCCCGTCTCGTGGGCCGTCACGCGGGTGGAGTTGTACTGCTGGTTCTGCCGGTAGTCCAGGAAGATGTAGCCGTGGCCGCGCCCGTCGGTGGAGGCGTACGAGCCCCGGGAGTCATTGCCCTCGCGGTACTGGAAGTCGCCGCCCGCACTGGTCTCCTGGAGCTTCACGTTGCTGACGGAGGAGTTCCAGATCTGCGTGCTCTGGGATATCTGGCCGCGGAAGCTGGGCGCCCGGCTGGTGTTGTAGGTGACGGTGACGACCTGGATGCCGGGCTTGGCCGCCTGCTTCTTCAGCGCCGACTTCATGACGGCCTCGAAGAACTGCCGGTTGGCCGCCTGGTCCTCGGCCGAGGACGCCGAAGGGGCGTACGTCGAGGTGCGGAACGCCGGCGCCGCCTGCTCGGCGGCGGGGGCGGGGGCCGCGAACGCCGCGGGGGCGCTCAGGGTGGCCACGAGTGCCGCCGCGCCGAGGGCCGCGACGACGCCGGTTCTGGATCTGTTCATGGGGGTGTGTCCCTTCCGGGATGGAGGCCTGCGGGGTAGGTCTCCGGTCGGGACGAGTATCGGGAGCGCGGGCCGAGTTGGACCGATGCCAATCGGCGATAACGTCACGGCATCAACTACCTTGCGCGGGCAATCTGTTGACGCGGTGGATGTCGCGCACGCAGAGGTTGAGGACGGTGGCGCCGAGCACGGTCCCCGCACACACCAGGAGCATGGCCCGCTGGTCCCAGGCGCCCGCGGCGAGCGCGACGACGAGATAGCTGAGCGGAATCGCGAGCCGCTCCCCGACCTGGTTGAAGGAGCTCATCCGCCCCAGTTCCTCGGTCGGCACGTGCTGCTGGAACGCCGTGACCCAGGTGACGCCCGCGACGTCGAGACCGACGCCCGCGAGCGCGGTGGCGAGCAGCAGCCAGGGCAGCGGCAGGGCGAGCGCGAGGGCGACGAGCGGCAGGGCGAGGCCCCCGGAGGCCGCGACCGCGACGCCGAGCAACCGGTGCGGCTTCCAGCGCAGACACATCACGGTCCCGGCGAAGAGGCCGAACGAGAAGGCGCCCTGCACGAATCCCCAGGTGCGGGCCCCGTCGTACTGCTCCTGCGCGGTCACGGGGCCGAGCAGCTGGTAGCCCGCGAGGAACGCGGCGACGAGCACCGTCCCGGCCGCCGTGTACGTCCACAGCCAGGTCCGCGACCAGAAGCCGTGCCACCCCGCGCGCAGATCGGCGAGGGCGCCGCTCGCGACGACCGGGGCGCCGAGCCGCAGGCCGAGCAGGAGCAGCGCGGCGACGGCGAAGGTCAGCGCGTCGAGGCCGAGCGCCCACGCGGGCCCACCGAACGCGACGATCAGGCCGCCGGTCACCGGGCCGACGACCTTGACCGCGTTGGTCGGAAGGCGCAACAGCGCGTTGGCCTGCTGGAGTTGGCCCGGCGCGACGAGCTGGGTGACCACGCCCTGGGCGGCGGGCGTGGTGAAGGCCACCGCGATGCCCGAGACGAATCCGCACGCGGCGATCGAGGCGGGGGTGGCCCGCCCGGTGGCCACCACGACGGCGAGGACGCCCTGTGCCACCGCGGCGAGCAGATTGCCGCCGAACAGCAGCCTGCTGCGCGAGACCCGGTCCGCGAGCACCCCGCCGACCAGCAGGAACACCACGGTGGGCACGGTGTTGGCGGCGAGCACCACACCGAGCGCACCGGCCCCGCCGCCCGCGCCGAGCACGGCGTAGGCGAGGGCGAGCGGAGCCATCGCGGAGCCGGTGGCGGAGACGAGGTTGGCGAGGAGGAACCGGCGGAAGGCGGGGAGGCGCAGCGGGGATGCGGAGGAGGGGGCCGTGGGGGAGGAGGGGCCGGTGGGTGGGGCGGGTGAGGCGGGCTCCGGTGTCGGCGCGGTCGCCCGCGCGCTCTCGTCGGGCCGCGCGTCCTCCCGCTTCTCCCGCTTCTCCCGCTTCTCCCGCTTCCCCTGCGCCCCCTGCGCCCCTTGCTTCCCCCGCTGTTCCATGGTCCCCCTCCGGGCCAGGCAGGCACCCGGCCGGTGGCCCCGTACTGATCGTGGTCGGCCCGAAGCCTAGGTGGCGCCGTGAACGGGAGGGCGAGGGGGTGGCATGGTGCGCGGGGCGCACGCCGTGCCGCACGAGGCACATGAGCCACCGTACGAGAGGCACGCGCTGCCGCACGAAAGCGTGCGGAAACGTTCGGGGCAATTGCCCTGTACACATGCCAACAGCACTGTTAAATCTGCAACGTTAGCCCGGGACCACCCCCGATCTGATGTTTTCCGGCAAATCGGCCCATGTGGTGGCCAGGACCTCACAGACTTCATCTGGAACCGACCATTCCGTGCCCATGGGGAGCGACAGATGACCGAAGGCACGGCGGGGCAAGGCCGGGGCCCCACCCTCATCGGCTCGGTCAGGCGCGCGATGCGCCTGCTCGAAGCCGCGGCCGAGCAGCCGGGCGGGGCGACGGCGAAACGTCTCGCCAGGGCGGCCGGGCTGCCGCTCGCGACCGCGTACCACCTGCTGCGCACCCTCGTGCACGACGGCTATCTGACCCACGAGGGCGGCCTCTACGCGATGGGCGAGTCGGCCAGGCGCCTGTCGGGCCCCGCCGACGCGCAGGCGGCCCGCGCCGAACTCGTCGACTGGCTCGGCAGGTTGCGCGACGACCTCGGCGCCGCCGTCTACTACGCCCTGTACGAGGACGGCGAGGTCAACGTCGTCCTGACCGCCGAGGGTGCCGGGGCCCCCGCCGTCCAGGAGTGGGCGGAGTTCCGCCGCACCGCGCACGCGCACGCCATCGGCCAGTGCCTGCTCGCCCAGCTCGACGACGCGGAGCGCCGCGACCACCTCGCGCGCCACCCGGTGGAACGCCTCACCCCGTTCACCGTCCCCGACGAACGGGCCCTGCTGCGCAAGCTCGCCCGCATGGACCGCGGCGGTCCCGTGCACGAGTGGCAGCAGTACACGCCGGGCACGGTCTGCGCGGCCGTTCCCATCACGGCTGGCGCGGTCCCCTCCGCCCTCGCGATCTCGCTGCCCGCAGGGCGCGCGGACCAGCTGCGCCCGCTGGCAGGGGCGCTGCGGCAGCGGATCGAGACCACGCTGACGTCGCTGTCGTTCAGCGTGCGGGCGGCACCGTGTCGAGCGCCGGAGCGATGACCGCGAAGGCCCGGTCCATCAGGTCTGCCGGGTCCTGCGCGCCGTCGCTCGCGCTCCAGTGCCGCAGCACGGAGTCGAAGGCGGTGAGCGCCATCCCCGCGGCCATCCGCGGATAGAGGTCGGTGTCGGCGTCGAGCTCCAGGCGCCGGGCGAGCTCGGCGGCCAGGTCCTCGCGCCACTGCGCCTGGCGCTCCAGGAACCGGGCGAGCAGCGCGGGTGTGCGCAGGATGAGCTGGAC contains these protein-coding regions:
- a CDS encoding VWA domain-containing protein, which encodes MVRHEDQELDRSERARAAIDLEVSQVVELPRPRAPHTEEAARMYAVVTVTVRRPGAAHAAHAAYVPARRDPVSGPRLAEVLLIDHSSSMVIPPSRLAAARAAAVSALARIPDGAFFALVAGADRATMIYPRRPGLAVASAESRAAAEAALRECTPGGGTAMGTWLERAARLFRELPAAASPASPAYVRHALLLTDGRNEPGYETVDELRGRVERCAGAFDCDVVGIGDAWETDELLLITGALSGRTRAVADLTRLPDELAALAGRAAERDVTGLRLRLTHRAGAHPHLFEQVHPTRAALTPAHIDLAGVGAGAGGPVHEYELPPCGTETRAYLIGVGAPYDPAQLGKELLLTEVEVTADRPENLELPPPVQVLTRWTDDADLYSRLDPQVSHYQHMEELHGTFEEACRALKRDDRAAAEELLGTAWRLADAVGDAAMRDHLRRLVRVRDASRGEVELLDHIAKFDVEAARIQSSTTVLPDARIAHTRRPGGTR
- a CDS encoding serine/threonine protein kinase, which translates into the protein MTPGASCPHPGCAGTLTSTGYCLASGERVDPDTGLHSAAPAPRAPVVPGAPDESSQHWIVDPGVGAAAPPRPARVELPPENPDPTVLPAITLLDRADSEDAAEAVAPGELPLPPGTLLAGQYRLVRPLGYGGLGEVCLARDTKVDDRAVAIKMLHAELAADSYSLLKGERKELVELNHDGFIRVFNYGHHTGIGDFLVLQYVDGLTLEEVRDRALEHPEEFGHERLLEFALAYGVRILAPLAHLHAPVRGKVYGDLKPSNVMHDGSTTKLIDVGSVRRAGAPGLTTSLYRAPSVGERGESTPRDDLFSLGETLRTLCGLGRNRHDLADLAALGPLNGPGADPRGLGPVSLARALRRATRTARADRYATAGEMADQLRGVFRELRSLRTGAETFEPSPLFHQSAYALDGGLGTAPEVSHWAAAPPSAPHRTTPDPPEVAQRLPVPRPDPDDDHHGELSRLGDDDPEALLQHTGDWRDSPEVHLLRCRLRLRAALRSDGDLTSAGTALALAEAAIGPVDAPRDWRLDWHRGLLALARSRVPEARDHFDRVYAAIPGEYAPKLALGHCAEHLGRWHEALTFHEAVRLRNPSLGSAAFGAARARLALGGPDALTAAIAALDAVPQHSRHRTAARTAAVRIHIGHAHDATSLGTALRRLAGLFSAHGLTDEQARVRMKAEAWDTAHRLLAEGITPAELRALAADADPRLEFPGDVRELRKDLSRFYLGLAHQAARDAPPGDGDDGASLGELLLDRAYAVRPFALLHSRHSRHSRHSRHDRDTPWFGTKIRNWIGASAPAPRSTWR
- a CDS encoding trypsin-like peptidase domain-containing protein, producing the protein MRLRRWGVSGSGDVLGAGVLFGTDRVLTCAHVILDPETGLRPERVQVEFPMLQGLPRTPRRTATVAAGHWVPPFGKAQGDLVVLVLDEAAPVPSPVTLHRTLDYRGAPVLIDGFPEYQSGGQWLTGACMGPGGEGDERVQIDVTGPGGLRGGFSGAGVREEGTDRLLGIVAQADESGAHGYMIPAATVAKYFRRFAERYVTGPHAVPGHRVVSAEAARAARPHGLQRTVTRWLNGDADAWDTEILFLADKDARARQALYVVLNMADRELSPQLAVKPVELAQPPGEAPAPHASHEPPEPAGTPLLSRAGISPRVGSIGLVLDLEGVALDDPDVPELREALAVLRHELRHAPRRHPAVAVLFADRSDTEPAAAVHILRELASSGARLLLVVRDSAHGFAYAAAEHLLPADHAQRWLQRIGTRVDALADTERRARRLFQRVEPHVVDPPTATSLAARAALWTVQLSTELRPPPRRGGPRLLEKLSHAEQAVETHLLRATAVEYELRGMLDDHLRLRALLRDHQARLARRGLAEHPEAVGPYREAQRLLMAGPCPLADAERAVEAFARVVRRLAEPDGAA
- a CDS encoding MerR family transcriptional regulator; its protein translation is MHPESDEELLSIGAFAARARLSPKALRLYDRLGLLKPAHVDGASGYRYYRVGQIEAARTVALLRRLDMPLAGIADVVRHGGTRAASTLDAYWAGAEERFAEQRTLARYLRGRLSGRNTELYATFEVKTVDVPEQHVISETRHVRAEELPAWIGGSAERLEKAAADECGGIAESPCPHYVIYHAEVTEESDGPAESCVPVVDAGAARAWAQRQGRASDAKVRVEPAHRLAYTRITKAQVSYPQIIAAFDAVEAWIAEQGLTVTGPCREVYFADWSTTGPDDEVCDVAFPVAGR
- a CDS encoding transglycosylase domain-containing protein, which codes for MGTHSRAQGTKAPRRGRRRFVDYPRSGRSGVRRWLPSWRQWLGSFAFLVTAVGTLFVCVYVSVDVPDENAAARREANVYYWADGTQMVSTGDVDRQNVELDQIAPSAVHAVIAAENASFYRDSGVSPKGLLRAGVNMVRGQETQGGSTITQQYVKNTYLSQDQTVTRKVKEFVIALKVDRKKSKDEILEGYLNTSWFGRGANGIEAAAHAYYGIPARKLNPSQGAFLAAMLKGAELYDPSGGPGNRERARGRWSWILDRQVDVGLMTEKERAKYRAFPEPRKQSRSTSLGGQTGYLVDVANRYLRQHIGLTDKDLSAGGYRIHTTFERTKVHRLEQAVRKVLKRDIDAKKRAADKGVQVGAASVRPSDGALLALYGGPDATTHFTNNADTSGVPAGSAFKPFVLAAALQHGVSQRAPSIADVGFSPAGGARMPITSDSAYAPDGTLSILAGAPDPDHPTLGTALTTGGNATYVRLGKEVGREKVRDTAVDAGLLRQSMARLEPTFSIGTSTPSAIRMATAYGTFAAKGVRHDPYSVTKVVKNGADLEGLDKPVSRRALDPQVAHEVTRALRAGGKRSGVDVAAGRTGDQDRLRSAWFAGFTEDMSTAVTMFRVRAGEPQLLPMSGVGGAKSGRGNAFPPRIWSAYARP
- the snpA gene encoding snapalysin; translation: MNRSRTGVVAALGAAALVATLSAPAAFAAPAPAAEQAAPAFRTSTYAPSASSAEDQAANRQFFEAVMKSALKKQAAKPGIQVVTVTYNTSRAPSFRGQISQSTQIWNSSVSNVKLQETSAGGDFQYREGNDSRGSYASTDGRGHGYIFLDYRQNQQYNSTRVTAHETGHVLGLPDHYSGPCSELMSGGGPGTSCTNAYPNAQERQRVNSIWARGIAVLKDEGALTKVR
- a CDS encoding MFS transporter yields the protein MRLPAFRRFLLANLVSATGSAMAPLALAYAVLGAGGGAGALGVVLAANTVPTVVFLLVGGVLADRVSRSRLLFGGNLLAAVAQGVLAVVVATGRATPASIAACGFVSGIAVAFTTPAAQGVVTQLVAPGQLQQANALLRLPTNAVKVVGPVTGGLIVAFGGPAWALGLDALTFAVAALLLLGLRLGAPVVASGALADLRAGWHGFWSRTWLWTYTAAGTVLVAAFLAGYQLLGPVTAQEQYDGARTWGFVQGAFSFGLFAGTVMCLRWKPHRLLGVAVAASGGLALPLVALALALPLPWLLLATALAGVGLDVAGVTWVTAFQQHVPTEELGRMSSFNQVGERLAIPLSYLVVALAAGAWDQRAMLLVCAGTVLGATVLNLCVRDIHRVNRLPAQGS
- a CDS encoding IclR family transcriptional regulator: MTEGTAGQGRGPTLIGSVRRAMRLLEAAAEQPGGATAKRLARAAGLPLATAYHLLRTLVHDGYLTHEGGLYAMGESARRLSGPADAQAARAELVDWLGRLRDDLGAAVYYALYEDGEVNVVLTAEGAGAPAVQEWAEFRRTAHAHAIGQCLLAQLDDAERRDHLARHPVERLTPFTVPDERALLRKLARMDRGGPVHEWQQYTPGTVCAAVPITAGAVPSALAISLPAGRADQLRPLAGALRQRIETTLTSLSFSVRAAPCRAPER